Within Vespa velutina chromosome 8, iVesVel2.1, whole genome shotgun sequence, the genomic segment GATCTTCCATAATGATCCGATATATCTATGGTAAAGCTCAAGAATATATTATGAggttttatgtataaaaaatttgttttcttttttttttttgtttattttttatattcatataagaGGATGCTCATAATTAATGATAGtgattattactttctttcgaatcaaattcataataaatatttacattttacaaaattacctcttaattcgatatatagaAAACTCCAAgattacgtatgtacgttttTGACTGTCCGAGGAGTCGAGAtgtaggaaaggaaaggaagtaCCAAAATAGATCGAATATTCTTCATAATTCTGATCAAAAAAAGCGCCTGTAGctagaaatacatatatcgcTATCGTATTTAAAACGAATATCCCTTtcattttctactttctctttctctctttctctctctttctctctgtcctctCTCGTTTCCATTAACTTTTCTTAagtacaattttcttttttatcgtctacttatttactttcttatttcttcatataaaaacacaaataataaagaaatatatgaggaataactttaaaatattatattcaaaaaatttttaatgaactaGCATAAAACATATGTACAAGATACACAATCGAAGCGCGGTAAAAATACTTGAgatcaatattaaaaattattatttaaaataatatctcattATGTTTTGTTTCTGCATTTGAATTTgcataagaattataatagatatataatacttttttccgataaaatcaaagtaaaaaatttaataagtttTATAGAATCGTTACTAATAATATTGGTTACAAGTTGTTGACTCGCTTTTCTGGGACAATATGGCGGTGTACTAGTTAATAACTTAAACGACCGCTAGTGAGCGCTCTTGTATCTCGTGTTGTAGCATGAAATGGTATAAACAGTATGCGACATTCATAAATCTTAAGTAAatcatttgataatataaatggaAGAAGTGTTTTTCCTGCTATCAAGTAAAATACGACGTAAAAATGAGTGCACGAATTAGTACAAATActggtaatattaatataattttattaattgttttgaaaaatatgtatCTGTACATATAATCACATAGTCATGTTTTTTCTCTGCTTTTAAGAATTTTGTTAATTCGTTATATTTCTCAAGTAATAGCGTTTAAAAGATCATTATAACCTCTTTTTCGTATCTTTTAAATccaataatttattcaaatataatttctatatatcgtATCgacttatattaattttcaattttaacaaagtatttttatatttttcgttttaaacTGATTTCGCGATTTGCTTACGTGGCTAActatgtaaattaatattattatatattgttttaaatattatttattatgagcCTGTAATTTGTAACATTTTATGTCATTTTAGattgtattgtattatttttacagtagagtcaagaaaaatgaatgaagaatCTTCAACAAAACGGGCTATATTAACAGTTAGTTTGGTATTCGTTGCATCACTAACTGCTTTGTCTTATGTCTATATGAGTTTTCCAGAATTAGCAGAGTATGAAACATCTTTTGTATAATTTGTCATGTTCattaaattaagataaatttttttcatatttctttatattttacagggaagaaaaacaatatatgaaattacCCTTTCATATAGAAGATGCAAAAAATCTTGGAAAATTATTAGGGAGATATAAGGATCTCTATTATTTTGAAGTACTGGCAGGACTCTTTGTTACTTATATATTGTATCCTTTGTcttaagtatattttatatttcattaattcgataaatatctCTCATATTGTTTTccttacatatatgtatcaaaTCAGTTTGCAAACATTTGCAATTCCTGGATCTATTTTCCTATCTATATTATCTGGATTCTTATTCCCTTTTCCTATAGCACTTTTACTAGTATGTACATGCAGTGCAGTGGGTGCAACGCTTTGTTATCTTCTGTCATCGTTATTAGGAAgaaagttattatataaatatttcccaGAAAAAGCTAATGAATGGACAGTGATGGTAGCTAAGCATAAAGATcatcttttaaattatatgcTATTTCTTCGAATAACACCACTCCTACCTAATTGGTTCATAAATTTAGCTAGCCCTGTAATAGGAGTCCCTATAGTACCTTTCACAGTGGGCACATTTTTTGGTGTTGCACCACCATCATTTGTTGCAATACAAGCAGGACAAACATTACATAATTTAACGTCGTCTAGTGATGCATGGTCCTGGAATagtatgattattttatgtatttttgcATTGCTTTCTTTAGTACCTGTGTTATGCAAACAAAAACTCAAAGAAAAGTTTGAATAAATTGGtagtgataattatttatattgtgaCATTCCCCAGTGCTGCTTGCTGGAGATGCATTTTATGTTCCTATTTAGGAATATATCATgttaataaagtaattattaagaaaactgtgaataatttaaaattattatttaagaggatatattttttattcctctgcATAtctgattattttcaaattatattaatagattcaattatattaatagagaaaatttatttttaatccgatgttaataatacattaacttattatatcatattttttagtTAAATTGCATATTAATCCAAATTACaatacttcttttatttattttattattcttttgatATCTACAAATATGTCTATTTGGCATATTGGTCTGTTGTGTTTcttaaatatgttaaattctttcttgtagcaatttctaatttcttataaaatgtttGCATGTggcttttttcattatatttttcattatattttcattgtataaattatagtatatgtaaataattactaaaaatataagataaagcattacatatatatatcaaaaggataaattattgtctgagataaaataaattgtgatgatacaaaatataaaattatttattgtacaaactttggcaaaagtattatattgcacctatttattatttattaatcttaacaaaatttataattctaaCAAAATGAAGTAAGATAACTTATAGAAATAGTAGTTGAATTAGAAACTGGTAGACTCATTGGACGCCAATACCACCAATTATACCATactaaaagaattataaaaattagtaGGTTTCcttctattaaaaatagaccatagatataaaaaagaaacatacatGTGTATCCATTTGAAAGAAGAATTGTAGAAGTTTTGCAATTTTGTTGACATTCTAAGCTTGGCATCATCTTTATTAACCTTGCTCCATCAGTAAATCTTAATATAACATTACTGCACTCAGGTCTCGGctgaaataaattcatagaatttcttatcttttttaatctattatttcattttaatattaatttaataccaATGAATAAAGTGGAGAGTTTGCTtcatcaataaatataaatttctctatACTTTGACCCCACCAATTAGGAGTTTCCATAGGTTTTGGGAACAATTTCCGTATAATCCTTCCAGGTTTCATACGATTTATTCTCCATGTTATATGAGTCGTAAGGGACTCAGAAGGATAAATATCCAATCTTTTATCCATAACATCATGGATGGTGCTATACGATAAGATCATATTttgatcatttataaaataataataaagtcaaacataatttatcaatataacTTACCGATATGCatcattattagaaaatattttattagaatcttctttaaatgtattattattataccagTACATCTCAAATAAATCTTGCATATTAACAGCTACATTATTTTCTGCTTTTGTATAGGGAATGccaatattaaatgttttagTTATATTGTGGTTTGTTAGATCAGGTACCGAACTCATGATACTACATGGCCAACAATCCATATCgctaacataaaaaaattgattttcaacTAAACACCATTCATCATATAATTCTataaggacaaaaaaaatataaagtaaataatattttaataatatattttaaatattatatctattatttattttttaatactaccTGACAACATTGGATACTTTTCAATAATTGGTAAAGCTATTTTACGCAAAATTTTTAAACCAGGATAAATAGAACTCTGCAGATTTCTCAATACCatagtattataaaaaggATGATTATATAGgccaatgaaaataattaataatacacatataaatgttgtaatatattttaataattttaaaatactccaagtttttttactatattttatcTCAAGCATTTGAAAACACTTGTTAAATATCTCAGTGGTTTGTGATTCTGATATATTATGTTCAAGAGCATATTGTTTGATAAGTCGTATTTGTTGTTTATATGCACTTAAATTAGccattttttaaaacaaactATTCAAATGttgtaataaatgtaaaaacgtattagaaattagaagaaaaggtTATGAAATCACAAGCGACAATTGTCTCATTCTATGTTACTGATTTATTAAGGGGAAACAACGTTTAAATAAACGTAACTTTCTTTTCGCTGTGTTcacttttaaaaatacaaatggcattcgtatcaaataaataagaaacgttagatttaaaaaatagtttcattgaatatattattacgaattaaattacaaaatacgTATCGAAAGCTCAAGGTCATAGGTTAAATCATGTCACGAACATATTGTACAactctttcacttttatcgtttttcgaAATTGTAAGATTGACATATTTTGGCGGGCTTAAAATCAgccaatgaaaatttataattcaaaataatcgCAATAGTCGTAAAAAAAGTTGCGTCAATATTCAGACGATTGTGACAAGTGATGGACATTTCCGATACTTTGAATGATCGAATTCTTGAGAAAGATCATGCTCTTCATTTCTCTTGATTCTTtgttaagaagaaaatgttatatattttttaagattaaCATGAAGGAGAATTATTGTGACATACGgtgaaattataatacacGAAAAAAGCTTTTATTGGTACATATATCGGCTATTTACAGTGTTAATTTAATAAgctgtaataatatatacacgtatgcaCACGAATTTGGAGGTTAGAATTCGTGCTCTCAGCATTGAACACTATGAAGACTTTCTTCGCTGAATTTGGAGTGAATGGCGAGAGTGTCTACGAGTATCAACGTTCATATCTGTTTATGGTGAATAAAAACACTGATTTATACTTTACGCGCATATCACATGCTCGAATTTCTATTCCTACTTCAAAAGTTAGTCGAACATACTTAACAACGTACCGTAAGCATATAAAAAATGCATAAagggaaataataaatattaattacgataaaattaattacgatgAAATAGATGCATTTATTATGCTTCCATacattcattaaataaacatttatctGATATTGTATTTGTGCATTTCCTGGAATTAATACAGCATGATTATGCATtagaatgattaattttaaaatatccttCAAAGGAacacaatgaaaaataaatgtagaaatgaagaaatatataattgttaatattaaatatttcttaataaatgatcatagtcaataaatatagtacaatgtataatacatacagtGATATCATGTAAGTTTTTTgctattaaattttacatacaAACTTTTTACATGCACTatactttattaaataattgaatatatttttcagatgTTCTTATATCTATGCGAAGTTtgttgtaaaaattaatattatgttatattattagtaaatTAAAAGAGCATTATATTAATAGAGAAATTCTATGTGATGTTGTATTATCAAAGTATAATTGTATACCAATGCTCGATATagtaaagaatttatttattattaaacaatgtCAGTTCCCTCTTGTTCAACATATACAGACTTACATATCTCAAAAAGTAAGGAAGAAACAGTATATGCAAAGTGGGAACGATTTACTAATTGGGTGCATTGTATATGTATCGTTACTTTTGACCTTGAATTAGGTCAAGCTATAGAGGTAactgtataaaaaatttaatatatcattgtgCCTATATTGTGCCtcctttaattaaaatatttttgcgaAATAGGCGGTTTATCCAAATCATATACAACTCTCTGAACAAGAAAGATCTAATGTATGTTACTTAGCATTTCCTGATTCTAATTCTGGTTGTATGGGAGATACTCAATATCATGTAAGAATAAGACAAAATGGAAATATGATTCAAGACACACCAGCTTTACAGGAATATAATAGAAGAACACCTTGTTTTCTACAATGTGATAAGGATTATTATTGGGGCTATGTATATTTTCGTCAAGTTAAAGACAAATCTTTACCAAGAggatattttcaaaaagtaGAAAGTTTTAAGagaatatgcatatatttaattaataaagcacacacatgcatatatacatatatattattttcagagTATCGTCATCATCACAAAACTGccatttatcaatttattctgTGAATTGTGTGCTTTGATTGCACCAGAGTTTTTTGATCGTGGTGATGCAGTCATGGAAGCAGTTGTACGAGAGATAGATCGTTGGCCACTTCCTGGTCCTGGTCAAATTGTTCATTTACCTCTTATGGGTGTTTTATTTCAGGTTTGcactattatataaacatttattcaaaacttttttatatctataaataattttttttttttttttaatagtagctatattacattttattgattttagaCATACATTccaaatcaaaattataagGCTGCTGTACCATGTATTGCAGCAATGGATCATGCACCAAACGTGCATGCAACACGAAGATTAATTTTAACTTCTGCATACGAAAGTGATATGTTCAAAACTTTAGCTAGTGTAGTGAGtcatatacatttattgtGGGAGTTAGTATTACTTAGTGAACCTATTGTAGTAATGGCTTCCTCACCAACTACATGTTCAGAGATGGTTCAAGCACTTATTGCGTAAGTACATAGGTAAAAACTCATGATCATTGTGGAAAAATTAGGAATTACTAATGATCTGTTTTATTAGTATGATAACACCATTGAAATACTGTGCTGATCATCGTCCATATTTTACGATTCACGATTCtgaatttaaagaatatacCACGGATGCTCCTATTCCACCTGCTGTAATACTAGGTGTCACGAATCCATTTTTTGCCAAAACTTTACAACATTGGCCTCACATCATTAGGATAAGTAATGGTGGAACTAGTGGTAAGTTTTCAacagatgaaaataaagaaaatatatgtgtatgtgtgtacattatttatatatttcagaaactcaaaaatatagaataaaaaaatcagaGAATCTCAAGGTATTAGATTCAAAACCAGGTGTTTATACACAATACAAATCTTTTctgcaaaaagataaaacaatattaaaaaagctTTTGAGAGGTATTCAAACAAAAAGACCGGGTGAAGCACAAACAGCTCTTTTGAAACGTCACTTAATGGAATTGACTGAAAGTTTTATGATTCCTTTAGAAAGATATATTGCAAGTCTTATGCCTTTACAAAAGGACATATCACCCttcaaagtaataatatttcaattcatataaaaatcttttactgattaaaataaataaattaataaaaaaattgtttatcttAGGCGACTCCAATACCACAATTATTTAATCAGGATGACTTTTTAGCTACGTTAAGTAGTTTGGGACCTCAATTAACTACAGGTATAAAAGGAGATTGGGTGGGATTATACAAACGATTTTTTAGATCACCTAATTTTTCGGGTTGGTTTCATGCCAGATATACAGAACTAGCTCAAAAATTACAAGTGATACAATTGGAAGCATTATCGCAAGctgtatgtattattgttGTTCTAGTAAAAATTGCTAGCTAGCACATTTATTGAATTCTATTAATGTGTAGGACTTAAAAACATGGGTACGAGGAAAGCAAGAAGTAGAAGTTGTGGATATGATCCTTAAAATTCGACAAAAATTGGAGAAAAGttgtattaatgatatatccaTTGATGATACAATCAGAAAAAAACttcaagaaagaataaatgacaTTACGCATACATTGCCAGATGATTTACAAGTTATTTTAAGCCACAAGTCTTGACaatacgattatattattaattttaaaactcGTTAGTAATTCTATTTACTGCTATTAGTTTAATTGGGAACCAACATCATATGCCAATGTCGATGTAAATGCATAAACAAAATTAAGCTT encodes:
- the LOC124950846 gene encoding transmembrane protein 41 homolog isoform X2, which translates into the protein MSARISTNTESRKMNEESSTKRAILTVSLVFVASLTALSYVYMSFPELAEEEKQYMKLPFHIEDAKNLGKLLGRYKDLYYFEVLAGLFVTYIFLQTFAIPGSIFLSILSGFLFPFPIALLLVCTCSAVGATLCYLLSSLLGRKLLYKYFPEKANEWTVMVAKHKDHLLNYMLFLRITPLLPNWFINLASPVIGVPIVPFTVGTFFGVAPPSFVAIQAGQTLHNLTSSSDAWSWNSMIILCIFALLSLVPVLCKQKLKEKFE
- the LOC124950846 gene encoding transmembrane protein 41 homolog isoform X1 produces the protein MSARISTNTVESRKMNEESSTKRAILTVSLVFVASLTALSYVYMSFPELAEEEKQYMKLPFHIEDAKNLGKLLGRYKDLYYFEVLAGLFVTYIFLQTFAIPGSIFLSILSGFLFPFPIALLLVCTCSAVGATLCYLLSSLLGRKLLYKYFPEKANEWTVMVAKHKDHLLNYMLFLRITPLLPNWFINLASPVIGVPIVPFTVGTFFGVAPPSFVAIQAGQTLHNLTSSSDAWSWNSMIILCIFALLSLVPVLCKQKLKEKFE
- the LOC124951045 gene encoding uncharacterized protein LOC124951045 isoform X2, whose protein sequence is MANLSAYKQQIRLIKQYALEHNISESQTTEIFNKCFQMLEIKYSKKTWSILKLLKYITTFICVLLIIFIGLYNHPFYNTMVLRNLQSSIYPGLKILRKIALPIIEKYPMLSELYDEWCLVENQFFYVSDMDCWPCSIMSSVPDLTNHNITKTFNIGIPYTKAENNVAVNMQDLFEMYWYNNNTFKEDSNKIFSNNDAYRTIHDVMDKRLDIYPSESLTTHITWRINRMKPGRIIRKLFPKPMETPNWWGQSIEKFIFIDEANSPLYSLPRPECSNVILRFTDGARLIKMMPSLECQQNCKTSTILLSNGYTLWYNWWYWRPMSLPVSNSTTISISYLTSFC
- the LOC124951045 gene encoding uncharacterized protein LOC124951045 isoform X1, whose amino-acid sequence is MANLSAYKQQIRLIKQYALEHNISESQTTEIFNKCFQMLEIKYSKKTWSILKLLKYITTFICVLLIIFIGLYNHPFYNTMVLRNLQSSIYPGLKILRKIALPIIEKYPMLSELYDEWCLVENQFFYVSDMDCWPCSIMSSVPDLTNHNITKTFNIGIPYTKAENNVAVNMQDLFEMYWYNNNTFKEDSNKIFSNNDAYRTIHDVMDKRLDIYPSESLTTHITWRINRMKPGRIIRKLFPKPMETPNWWGQSIEKFIFIDEANSPLYSLPRPECSNVILRFTDGARLIKMMPSLECQQNCKTSTILLSNGYTCMFLFYIYGLFLIEGNLLIFIILLVWYNWWYWRPMSLPVSNSTTISISYLTSFC
- the LOC124951044 gene encoding protein DENND6A, whose amino-acid sequence is MSVPSCSTYTDLHISKSKEETVYAKWERFTNWVHCICIVTFDLELGQAIEAVYPNHIQLSEQERSNVCYLAFPDSNSGCMGDTQYHVRIRQNGNMIQDTPALQEYNRRTPCFLQCDKDYYWGYVYFRQVKDKSLPRGYFQKSIVIITKLPFINLFCELCALIAPEFFDRGDAVMEAVVREIDRWPLPGPGQIVHLPLMGVLFQTYIPNQNYKAAVPCIAAMDHAPNVHATRRLILTSAYESDMFKTLASVVSHIHLLWELVLLSEPIVVMASSPTTCSEMVQALIAMITPLKYCADHRPYFTIHDSEFKEYTTDAPIPPAVILGVTNPFFAKTLQHWPHIIRISNGGTSETQKYRIKKSENLKVLDSKPGVYTQYKSFLQKDKTILKKLLRGIQTKRPGEAQTALLKRHLMELTESFMIPLERYIASLMPLQKDISPFKATPIPQLFNQDDFLATLSSLGPQLTTGIKGDWVGLYKRFFRSPNFSGWFHARYTELAQKLQVIQLEALSQADLKTWVRGKQEVEVVDMILKIRQKLEKSCINDISIDDTIRKKLQERINDITHTLPDDLQVILSHKS